A window of Solea senegalensis isolate Sse05_10M linkage group LG20, IFAPA_SoseM_1, whole genome shotgun sequence contains these coding sequences:
- the clk2a gene encoding dual specificity protein kinase CLK2 isoform X1, whose product MPHTRRYSSSDRDSRSSYQDRYRDSRGNYQDRYRDRDRDRDRGRRQRHRRSPSFSSSSDRERDRRGRGHRQEGSFVRSRSRSYDNRLVEHRPYDRRYYERDRDREREPHGAAESYYPRNFSPNVYDYRRGREREQEESYRRKGSRRKHKRRRRRTRSYSPSSSRSGSRTRALSVRDDEEGHLICRSGDVLQERYEIVSTLGEGTFGRVMQCIDHRRGGAHVALKIIKNVEKYKEAARLEINVLEKINEKDPDNKFLCVQMYDWFDYHGHMCISFELLALSTFDFLKENNYLPYSIGQVRHMAYQICLAVKFLHDNKLTHTDLKPENILFVNSDFTMSYNVEKKREERTVKSTAVRVVDFGSATFDHEHHSTIVSTRHYRAPEVILELGWSHPCDVWSIGCILFEYYLGFTLFQTHDNREHLAMMERILGPVPSRMIRKTRKQKYFYRGRLDWDESSSAGKYVRENCKPLRRYLLSEAEEHHQLFDLIESMLEYEPSKRLTLADSLKHPFFENNGVGEATGSKTWEGNRDISR is encoded by the exons ATGCCTCACACAAGACGCTACTCGTCTTCGGACAGAGACAGTCGAAGCAGCTACCAGGACCGCTACAGAGACAGCAGAGGCAACTACCAGGATCGTTACAGAGACCGAGaccgagacagagacagagggcgAAGACAGCGGCACAGAAGATCACCATCATTCTCATCCAGCAGTGACAGAGAACGAGACAGAAGGGGGCgaggacacagacaggaagGAAGCTTTGTACGCTCAAGGAG TCGTAGTTATGACAATCGTTTAGTGGAGCACCGGCCATATGACCGAAGATACTACGAACGGGACCGCGACAGAGAACGAGAACCACATGGAGCAGCTGAAAGTTACTATCCACGCAACTTCTCTCCAAACGTGTACGACTATCGGCGCGGCCGTGAGAGGGAACAGGAAGAGTCATACAGGCGGAAAGGCAGCAGGCGTAAGCACAAACGAAGGCGGCGTAGAACCAGGTCCTATAGCCCGTCCTCCTCG CGGAGCGGCAGCCGGACGCGGGCACTGAGTGTGAGGGACGACGAGGAAGGGCACCTGATCTGTCGGAGTGGGGACGTCCTGCAAGAGAGAT ATGAGATTGTCAGCACTTTGGGGGAAGGCACCTTTGGGAGGGTGATGCAGTGCATTGACCATCGcag GGGAGGAGCCCATGTTGCCCTaaaaattatcaaaaatgtGGAGAAATACAAGGAAGCAGCTCGTTTGGAGATCAATGTCCTTGAGAAGATCAATGAGAAGGATCCTGATAATAAATT CCTGTGTGTACAGATGTACGACTGGTTCGACTACCATGGTCACATGTGTATCTCCTTTGAGCTGCTAGCTCTCAGCACCTTTGACTTTCTAAAGGAGAACAACTACCTTCCCTACTCAATTGGTCAGGTCAGACACATGGCCTACCAAATCTGTCTCGCTGTGAAGT TTCTTCATGACAATaagctgacacacacagacctgaagCCCGAGAACATCCTGTTTGTTAATTCAGACTTCACAATGTCCTACAATGTAGAAAAG AAACGAGAAGAGCGGACTGTTAAGAGCACAGCCGTGCGTGTCGTGGATTTTGGCAGTGCCACTTTTGACCATGAGCACCACAGCACCATTGTGTCCACACGGCATTACCGCGCCCCTGAGGTCATACTAG AACTGGGCTGGAGCCATCCCTGTGATGTGTGGAGCATTGGGTGTATCCTGTTTGAGTACTACCTAGGTTTCACCCTGTTTCAG ACCCATGACAACAGGGAGCATTTGGCCATGATGGAGAGAATCCTAGGACCAGTTCCCTCGAGGATGATTCGTAAAACAAG AAAGCAGAAGTATTTCTATCGGGGTCGTCTGGACTGGGACGAGAGTTCGTCAGCAGGAAAATATGTCCGAGAAAACTGTAAACCTCTGCGG CGGTATCTGCTGTCAGAGGCGGAGGAGCACCACCAGTTGTTTGACCTCATTGAAAGCATGTTGGAGTACGAGCCCTCTAAGAGGCTGACGCTCGCCGACTCCCTCAAACACCCTTTCTTTGAAAATAACGGCGTTGGCGAGGCCACGGGCAGCAAGACCTGGGAGGGAAACAGAGACATTAGCCGGTGA
- the clk2a gene encoding dual specificity protein kinase CLK2 isoform X2: MQCIDHRRGGAHVALKIIKNVEKYKEAARLEINVLEKINEKDPDNKFLCVQMYDWFDYHGHMCISFELLALSTFDFLKENNYLPYSIGQVRHMAYQICLAVKFLHDNKLTHTDLKPENILFVNSDFTMSYNVEKKREERTVKSTAVRVVDFGSATFDHEHHSTIVSTRHYRAPEVILELGWSHPCDVWSIGCILFEYYLGFTLFQTHDNREHLAMMERILGPVPSRMIRKTRKQKYFYRGRLDWDESSSAGKYVRENCKPLRRYLLSEAEEHHQLFDLIESMLEYEPSKRLTLADSLKHPFFENNGVGEATGSKTWEGNRDISR, translated from the exons ATGCAGTGCATTGACCATCGcag GGGAGGAGCCCATGTTGCCCTaaaaattatcaaaaatgtGGAGAAATACAAGGAAGCAGCTCGTTTGGAGATCAATGTCCTTGAGAAGATCAATGAGAAGGATCCTGATAATAAATT CCTGTGTGTACAGATGTACGACTGGTTCGACTACCATGGTCACATGTGTATCTCCTTTGAGCTGCTAGCTCTCAGCACCTTTGACTTTCTAAAGGAGAACAACTACCTTCCCTACTCAATTGGTCAGGTCAGACACATGGCCTACCAAATCTGTCTCGCTGTGAAGT TTCTTCATGACAATaagctgacacacacagacctgaagCCCGAGAACATCCTGTTTGTTAATTCAGACTTCACAATGTCCTACAATGTAGAAAAG AAACGAGAAGAGCGGACTGTTAAGAGCACAGCCGTGCGTGTCGTGGATTTTGGCAGTGCCACTTTTGACCATGAGCACCACAGCACCATTGTGTCCACACGGCATTACCGCGCCCCTGAGGTCATACTAG AACTGGGCTGGAGCCATCCCTGTGATGTGTGGAGCATTGGGTGTATCCTGTTTGAGTACTACCTAGGTTTCACCCTGTTTCAG ACCCATGACAACAGGGAGCATTTGGCCATGATGGAGAGAATCCTAGGACCAGTTCCCTCGAGGATGATTCGTAAAACAAG AAAGCAGAAGTATTTCTATCGGGGTCGTCTGGACTGGGACGAGAGTTCGTCAGCAGGAAAATATGTCCGAGAAAACTGTAAACCTCTGCGG CGGTATCTGCTGTCAGAGGCGGAGGAGCACCACCAGTTGTTTGACCTCATTGAAAGCATGTTGGAGTACGAGCCCTCTAAGAGGCTGACGCTCGCCGACTCCCTCAAACACCCTTTCTTTGAAAATAACGGCGTTGGCGAGGCCACGGGCAGCAAGACCTGGGAGGGAAACAGAGACATTAGCCGGTGA
- the setdb1a gene encoding histone-lysine N-methyltransferase SETDB1-A isoform X2 — MEGDELERNRDELQNWIREKVEKRELITPYLLEKCNMLQSLLERREKRAAKLLKLWESVAACEATLKKQYSLLGLEYRDTDSEDDDVGTGCEHVPHLSNDPVQSETRGCLSPATRGHTLNGNHDKKLFPYIRNSVVSLTRLPEWKIATLLQSTSQEDDSDNEILSNIDSDDQWEPEISSSDSDCSVLFNNKRRKKEQKSNEKLGKSHETQPVASKADDDDSIAETKAPQASNQSIAEYGALKTESPPAKTEVTKVPSVCSLSASCQTTDKATDKTTKNLPCVPEKELSVDTTVVARRRQLKWQQGKIKEILTKKDGRLKYKVVFEEMGKMLVSGYHIALDHIPEVEQLFVGARVVVKCKADRPYFCPGVIAEVPCRKNSYRFLAFYDDHTAVYVGLSLLHKVYQPLTEPLDDIVDKVHRAFMKDYLESWPHPPQAYYKRGQVIKAEFNGVQQECEVRQVDCSLIEVVFKGDQHTEWIYRGSMRLEQVTNMRAQMKFDKEKRKGRKGRQFASGKFKLTLKSKIHI, encoded by the exons ATGGAGGGGGATGAACTGGAGAGGAACAGAGATGAGCTCCAGAACTGGATCAGAGAGAAGGTGGAGAAACGTGAGCTGATCACCCCGTATTTGCTAGAGAAGTGCAACATGCTCCAGTCACTGCTTGAAAGGAGGGAGAAACGCGCTGCTAAACTCCTGAAACTCTGGGA GTCTGTGGCAGCATGTGAAGCAACTCTGAAAAAACAATACTCGTTGCTGGGATTGgaatacagagacacagattcTGAAGATGATGATGTTGGCACTGGTTGTG AACACGTACCTCACTTGTCAAACGATCCTGTTCAGTCTGAGACTCGAGGCTGCCTTTCTCCTGCCACTAGAGGCCATACTCTGAATGGAAACCATGACAAAAAACTGTTTCCTTATATAAGAAACTCAGTGGTTTCCTTGACCAGACTACCTGAATGGAAGATCGCTACTCTACTTCAATCAACCTCTCAAGAGGATGACAGTGACAATGAAATCTTGAGCAACATAGATTCTGATGACCAGTGGGAACCAGAAATAAGCTCCAGTGATTCtgactgttctgttctgtttaacaacaagaggagaaaaaaagaacaaaagtcaAATGAAAAACTTGGCAAGAGTCATGAAACACAACCAGTCGCCTCTAAAGCAGATGATGACGACAGTATAGCAGAAACTAAAGCACCCCAAGCTAGCAACCAAAGCATAGCTGAATATGGTGCTTTGAAAACAGAGTCTCCACCAGCAAAAACTGAAG TGACAAAGGTTCCTTCTGTGTGCAGTTTATCAGCTTCATGCCAGACCACAGATAAAGCCACTGATAAAACCACCAAGAACCTTCCTTGTGTGCCGGAAAAGGAGCTCAGTGTGGACACGACTGTTGTGGCTCGGAGGAGGCAACTGAAATGGCAACAGGGGAAAATCAAGGAAATCCTAACAAAGA AAGATGGTAGGTTGAAATACAAGGTTGTTTTTGAAGAGATGGGAAAGATGCTTGTGTCTGGTTACCACATCGCCTTGGACCACATACCAGAGGTTGAGCAGCTGTTTGTTGGTGCCCGTGTGGTCGTCAAGTGTAAAGCTGATCGCCCCTACTTCTGTCCTGGTGTCATAGCAGAAGTACCCTGCAGGAAGAATTcctatag ATTTTTGGCGTTTTACGATGATCACACTGCAGTTTATGTTGGCTTATCTCTATTACACAAAGTGTACCAGCCAT tgacagagccTTTGGATGATATTGTAGATAAGGTCCATAGAGCCTTTATGAAGGATTATTTGGAAAGTTGGCCTCATCCGCCACAGGCCTATTACAAGCGGGGACAGGTCATTAAAGCAGAGTTTAATGGGGTCCAGCAGGAATGTGAGGTGCGCCAGGTTGACTGCAGCTTGATCGAGGTTGTTTTTAAG GGAGATCAACATACAGAGTGGATATACCGAGGTTCCATGCGCTTGGAGCAGGTGACCAATATGAGAGCGCAGATGAAGTTTGACAAGGAAAAACGGAAAGGCAGGAAAGGTAGACAATTTGCCTCAGGTAAATTTAAGCTCACTCTCAAAagcaaa atacacatttga
- the setdb1a gene encoding histone-lysine N-methyltransferase SETDB1-A isoform X4 — MEGDELERNRDELQNWIREKVEKRELITPYLLEKCNMLQSLLERREKRAAKLLKLWESVAACEATLKKQYSLLGLEYRDTDSEDDDVGTGCEHVPHLSNDPVQSETRGCLSPATRGHTLNGNHDKKLFPYIRNSVVSLTRLPEWKIATLLQSTSQEDDSDNEILSNIDSDDQWEPEISSSDSDCSVLFNNKRRKKEQKSNEKLGKSHETQPVASKADDDDSIAETKAPQASNQSIAEYGALKTESPPAKTEVTKVPSVCSLSASCQTTDKATDKTTKNLPCVPEKELSVDTTVVARRRQLKWQQGKIKEILTKKDGRLKYKVVFEEMGKMLVSGYHIALDHIPEVEQLFVGARVVVKCKADRPYFCPGVIAEVPCRKNSYRFLAFYDDHTAVYVGLSLLHKVYQPLTEPLDDIVDKVHRAFMKDYLESWPHPPQAYYKRGQVIKAEFNGVQQ, encoded by the exons ATGGAGGGGGATGAACTGGAGAGGAACAGAGATGAGCTCCAGAACTGGATCAGAGAGAAGGTGGAGAAACGTGAGCTGATCACCCCGTATTTGCTAGAGAAGTGCAACATGCTCCAGTCACTGCTTGAAAGGAGGGAGAAACGCGCTGCTAAACTCCTGAAACTCTGGGA GTCTGTGGCAGCATGTGAAGCAACTCTGAAAAAACAATACTCGTTGCTGGGATTGgaatacagagacacagattcTGAAGATGATGATGTTGGCACTGGTTGTG AACACGTACCTCACTTGTCAAACGATCCTGTTCAGTCTGAGACTCGAGGCTGCCTTTCTCCTGCCACTAGAGGCCATACTCTGAATGGAAACCATGACAAAAAACTGTTTCCTTATATAAGAAACTCAGTGGTTTCCTTGACCAGACTACCTGAATGGAAGATCGCTACTCTACTTCAATCAACCTCTCAAGAGGATGACAGTGACAATGAAATCTTGAGCAACATAGATTCTGATGACCAGTGGGAACCAGAAATAAGCTCCAGTGATTCtgactgttctgttctgtttaacaacaagaggagaaaaaaagaacaaaagtcaAATGAAAAACTTGGCAAGAGTCATGAAACACAACCAGTCGCCTCTAAAGCAGATGATGACGACAGTATAGCAGAAACTAAAGCACCCCAAGCTAGCAACCAAAGCATAGCTGAATATGGTGCTTTGAAAACAGAGTCTCCACCAGCAAAAACTGAAG TGACAAAGGTTCCTTCTGTGTGCAGTTTATCAGCTTCATGCCAGACCACAGATAAAGCCACTGATAAAACCACCAAGAACCTTCCTTGTGTGCCGGAAAAGGAGCTCAGTGTGGACACGACTGTTGTGGCTCGGAGGAGGCAACTGAAATGGCAACAGGGGAAAATCAAGGAAATCCTAACAAAGA AAGATGGTAGGTTGAAATACAAGGTTGTTTTTGAAGAGATGGGAAAGATGCTTGTGTCTGGTTACCACATCGCCTTGGACCACATACCAGAGGTTGAGCAGCTGTTTGTTGGTGCCCGTGTGGTCGTCAAGTGTAAAGCTGATCGCCCCTACTTCTGTCCTGGTGTCATAGCAGAAGTACCCTGCAGGAAGAATTcctatag ATTTTTGGCGTTTTACGATGATCACACTGCAGTTTATGTTGGCTTATCTCTATTACACAAAGTGTACCAGCCAT tgacagagccTTTGGATGATATTGTAGATAAGGTCCATAGAGCCTTTATGAAG GATTATTTGGAAAGTTGGCCTCATCCGCCACAGGCCTATTACAAGCGGGGACAGGTCATTAAAGCAGAGTTTAATGGCGTCCAGCAGTAA
- the setdb1a gene encoding histone-lysine N-methyltransferase SETDB1-A isoform X3, with the protein MEGDELERNRDELQNWIREKVEKRELITPYLLEKCNMLQSLLERREKRAAKLLKLWESVAACEATLKKQYSLLGLEYRDTDSEDDDVGTGCEHVPHLSNDPVQSETRGCLSPATRGHTLNGNHDKKLFPYIRNSVVSLTRLPEWKIATLLQSTSQEDDSDNEILSNIDSDDQWEPEISSSDSDCSVLFNNKRRKKEQKSNEKLGKSHETQPVASKADDDDSIAETKAPQASNQSIAEYGALKTESPPAKTEVTKVPSVCSLSASCQTTDKATDKTTKNLPCVPEKELSVDTTVVARRRQLKWQQGKIKEILTKKDGRLKYKVVFEEMGKMLVSGYHIALDHIPEVEQLFVGARVVVKCKADRPYFCPGVIAEVPCRKNSYRFLAFYDDHTAVYVGLSLLHKVYQPLTEPLDDIVDKVHRAFMKDYLESWPHPPQAYYKRGQVIKAEFNGVQQECEVRQVDCSLIEVVFKGDQHTEWIYRGSMRLEQVTNMRAQMKFDKEKRKGRKGRQFASVSNNS; encoded by the exons ATGGAGGGGGATGAACTGGAGAGGAACAGAGATGAGCTCCAGAACTGGATCAGAGAGAAGGTGGAGAAACGTGAGCTGATCACCCCGTATTTGCTAGAGAAGTGCAACATGCTCCAGTCACTGCTTGAAAGGAGGGAGAAACGCGCTGCTAAACTCCTGAAACTCTGGGA GTCTGTGGCAGCATGTGAAGCAACTCTGAAAAAACAATACTCGTTGCTGGGATTGgaatacagagacacagattcTGAAGATGATGATGTTGGCACTGGTTGTG AACACGTACCTCACTTGTCAAACGATCCTGTTCAGTCTGAGACTCGAGGCTGCCTTTCTCCTGCCACTAGAGGCCATACTCTGAATGGAAACCATGACAAAAAACTGTTTCCTTATATAAGAAACTCAGTGGTTTCCTTGACCAGACTACCTGAATGGAAGATCGCTACTCTACTTCAATCAACCTCTCAAGAGGATGACAGTGACAATGAAATCTTGAGCAACATAGATTCTGATGACCAGTGGGAACCAGAAATAAGCTCCAGTGATTCtgactgttctgttctgtttaacaacaagaggagaaaaaaagaacaaaagtcaAATGAAAAACTTGGCAAGAGTCATGAAACACAACCAGTCGCCTCTAAAGCAGATGATGACGACAGTATAGCAGAAACTAAAGCACCCCAAGCTAGCAACCAAAGCATAGCTGAATATGGTGCTTTGAAAACAGAGTCTCCACCAGCAAAAACTGAAG TGACAAAGGTTCCTTCTGTGTGCAGTTTATCAGCTTCATGCCAGACCACAGATAAAGCCACTGATAAAACCACCAAGAACCTTCCTTGTGTGCCGGAAAAGGAGCTCAGTGTGGACACGACTGTTGTGGCTCGGAGGAGGCAACTGAAATGGCAACAGGGGAAAATCAAGGAAATCCTAACAAAGA AAGATGGTAGGTTGAAATACAAGGTTGTTTTTGAAGAGATGGGAAAGATGCTTGTGTCTGGTTACCACATCGCCTTGGACCACATACCAGAGGTTGAGCAGCTGTTTGTTGGTGCCCGTGTGGTCGTCAAGTGTAAAGCTGATCGCCCCTACTTCTGTCCTGGTGTCATAGCAGAAGTACCCTGCAGGAAGAATTcctatag ATTTTTGGCGTTTTACGATGATCACACTGCAGTTTATGTTGGCTTATCTCTATTACACAAAGTGTACCAGCCAT tgacagagccTTTGGATGATATTGTAGATAAGGTCCATAGAGCCTTTATGAAGGATTATTTGGAAAGTTGGCCTCATCCGCCACAGGCCTATTACAAGCGGGGACAGGTCATTAAAGCAGAGTTTAATGGGGTCCAGCAGGAATGTGAGGTGCGCCAGGTTGACTGCAGCTTGATCGAGGTTGTTTTTAAG GGAGATCAACATACAGAGTGGATATACCGAGGTTCCATGCGCTTGGAGCAGGTGACCAATATGAGAGCGCAGATGAAGTTTGACAAGGAAAAACGGAAAGGCAGGAAAGGTAGACAATTTGCCTCAG tatCAAATAACTCTTGA
- the setdb1a gene encoding histone-lysine N-methyltransferase SETDB1-A isoform X1 codes for MEGDELERNRDELQNWIREKVEKRELITPYLLEKCNMLQSLLERREKRAAKLLKLWESVAACEATLKKQYSLLGLEYRDTDSEDDDVGTGCEHVPHLSNDPVQSETRGCLSPATRGHTLNGNHDKKLFPYIRNSVVSLTRLPEWKIATLLQSTSQEDDSDNEILSNIDSDDQWEPEISSSDSDCSVLFNNKRRKKEQKSNEKLGKSHETQPVASKADDDDSIAETKAPQASNQSIAEYGALKTESPPAKTEVTKVPSVCSLSASCQTTDKATDKTTKNLPCVPEKELSVDTTVVARRRQLKWQQGKIKEILTKKDGRLKYKVVFEEMGKMLVSGYHIALDHIPEVEQLFVGARVVVKCKADRPYFCPGVIAEVPCRKNSYRFLAFYDDHTAVYVGLSLLHKVYQPLTEPLDDIVDKVHRAFMKDYLESWPHPPQAYYKRGQVIKAEFNGVQQECEVRQVDCSLIEVVFKGDQHTEWIYRGSMRLEQVTNMRAQMKFDKEKRKGRKGRQFASGKFKLTLKSKIHI; via the exons ATGGAGGGGGATGAACTGGAGAGGAACAGAGATGAGCTCCAGAACTGGATCAGAGAGAAGGTGGAGAAACGTGAGCTGATCACCCCGTATTTGCTAGAGAAGTGCAACATGCTCCAGTCACTGCTTGAAAGGAGGGAGAAACGCGCTGCTAAACTCCTGAAACTCTGGGA GTCTGTGGCAGCATGTGAAGCAACTCTGAAAAAACAATACTCGTTGCTGGGATTGgaatacagagacacagattcTGAAGATGATGATGTTGGCACTGGTTGTG AACACGTACCTCACTTGTCAAACGATCCTGTTCAGTCTGAGACTCGAGGCTGCCTTTCTCCTGCCACTAGAGGCCATACTCTGAATGGAAACCATGACAAAAAACTGTTTCCTTATATAAGAAACTCAGTGGTTTCCTTGACCAGACTACCTGAATGGAAGATCGCTACTCTACTTCAATCAACCTCTCAAGAGGATGACAGTGACAATGAAATCTTGAGCAACATAGATTCTGATGACCAGTGGGAACCAGAAATAAGCTCCAGTGATTCtgactgttctgttctgtttaacaacaagaggagaaaaaaagaacaaaagtcaAATGAAAAACTTGGCAAGAGTCATGAAACACAACCAGTCGCCTCTAAAGCAGATGATGACGACAGTATAGCAGAAACTAAAGCACCCCAAGCTAGCAACCAAAGCATAGCTGAATATGGTGCTTTGAAAACAGAGTCTCCACCAGCAAAAACTGAAG TGACAAAGGTTCCTTCTGTGTGCAGTTTATCAGCTTCATGCCAGACCACAGATAAAGCCACTGATAAAACCACCAAGAACCTTCCTTGTGTGCCGGAAAAGGAGCTCAGTGTGGACACGACTGTTGTGGCTCGGAGGAGGCAACTGAAATGGCAACAGGGGAAAATCAAGGAAATCCTAACAAAGA AAGATGGTAGGTTGAAATACAAGGTTGTTTTTGAAGAGATGGGAAAGATGCTTGTGTCTGGTTACCACATCGCCTTGGACCACATACCAGAGGTTGAGCAGCTGTTTGTTGGTGCCCGTGTGGTCGTCAAGTGTAAAGCTGATCGCCCCTACTTCTGTCCTGGTGTCATAGCAGAAGTACCCTGCAGGAAGAATTcctatag ATTTTTGGCGTTTTACGATGATCACACTGCAGTTTATGTTGGCTTATCTCTATTACACAAAGTGTACCAGCCAT tgacagagccTTTGGATGATATTGTAGATAAGGTCCATAGAGCCTTTATGAAGGATTATTTGGAAAGTTGGCCTCATCCGCCACAGGCCTATTACAAGCGGGGACAGGTCATTAAAGCAGAGTTTAATGGGGTCCAGCAGGAATGTGAGGTGCGCCAGGTTGACTGCAGCTTGATCGAGGTTGTTTTTAAG GGAGATCAACATACAGAGTGGATATACCGAGGTTCCATGCGCTTGGAGCAGGTGACCAATATGAGAGCGCAGATGAAGTTTGACAAGGAAAAACGGAAAGGCAGGAAAGGTAGACAATTTGCCTCAGGTAAATTTAAGCTCACTCTCAAAagcaaaatacacatttga